One genomic region from uncultured Subdoligranulum sp. encodes:
- a CDS encoding XRE family transcriptional regulator — protein sequence MFADRLKEARKAKKYSQAEISRMLGVTQQAVGKWEAGRSTPDPQTVARLAEILDTTADVLLGLQQSPADSPAVGRYAFSRYAECLIPVVGTVRAGYGALAFEEDYGKEYASVKDPQNYFYLVVKGDSMEPRISDGDLALVHRQNTLDNGDLGVLVYGADGEGTLKKYIQRGNSVVLHPFNPAYEELVIKGEDLDHLYIAGKVVETKAKW from the coding sequence ATGTTTGCAGATCGTCTGAAAGAGGCCCGCAAGGCCAAAAAGTACAGCCAGGCCGAGATTTCCCGGATGCTGGGCGTCACCCAGCAGGCTGTGGGTAAGTGGGAAGCCGGTCGTTCCACCCCGGACCCGCAGACGGTGGCCCGTCTGGCCGAAATCCTGGACACCACCGCCGATGTGCTGCTGGGTCTGCAGCAGAGCCCTGCCGACTCCCCCGCCGTGGGCCGTTACGCTTTCAGCCGCTATGCCGAATGCCTGATCCCTGTGGTGGGCACCGTCCGGGCCGGTTACGGCGCCCTCGCCTTTGAGGAGGACTACGGCAAGGAGTATGCCAGCGTCAAGGACCCGCAGAACTATTTCTATCTGGTGGTCAAGGGCGACAGCATGGAGCCGCGGATCTCTGACGGCGACCTGGCGCTGGTCCACCGCCAGAACACACTGGATAACGGCGACCTGGGGGTGCTGGTGTACGGCGCCGACGGTGAAGGCACTTTAAAGAAGTACATCCAGCGCGGCAATTCGGTGGTGCTGCACCCCTTCAACCCTGCCTACGAGGAACTGGTCATCAAGGGCGAAGATCTCGATCACCTGTACATTGCCGGCAAAGTGGTGGAGACCAAAGCCAAGTGGTGA